The following DNA comes from Miscanthus floridulus cultivar M001 chromosome 5, ASM1932011v1, whole genome shotgun sequence.
acacgaatggaggaagtatttataacgtaggctgaaaaacaaaccgttatgtacctctgcgggatgaccggacgctccggtcatgttgaccggacgcgccggttagttcaccccgaactctagtgtttacgatgtgaccggacgctgtccagcgtccgatcagcactgactggacgcgttcggtcgtgattttccctctttggaaccttactggagttgaccggacgctggccctcagcgtccggtcacatgacctctcagcgttcggtcgcaccagacaaaaacaccttggtcaaatgaactgaccggaccctgagccagcgtccgatcacaccggagccaacatccggtcagtatttgaccctctattcacttccaactttcgaatgtacgtgaataaagtttgctccaatggatctaagggctttttaggagctacctattgctaggattagcaagtgtgcaccacacctaacccactagactcacctaagtcaagctacccgtccatacccccttaatagtacggccaaaggaaaaataaagtcctaaactactttaagtgtctcttcaactccaatcaacacttagtactagtccatccttaaccttatcgttcatcctttgaaaaccgaaacgatttccatcgtaggggcatgaccaccatgatagcccaatcaatctccattaccatgacctaacttaattgcctctgcaaaacacacgttagtcatagtaatcatatattgtcattaatcaccgaaacccaactagagtctagatgctttcaaattCATCTAAACATCAGTTTTTAAAAAGTTATATACCCAAAGCTAGAGCTTTGCCAAATAGCCGTGTGGTACAAATGTACCCAGGTAAGTGGAGTGCAATGAACTATGCAAAACTTGTCATTAAAAGGATTGTTTCAGGTTCGCGATCAGTATATTGTATATCTGTTATTCCGGTGTTCAAAACTAATTGGGTACAAAAAGAGATGATAACTAGCTTAATTACACAACTAGCTAGTCCAGCAAATCAGTTGGGCGCGCGGTTACTACGGGGACGGGAAGCACGCCTCGCTGTCGAAGATGGCCTCCTTGAGCTCCCGCTGTATGGACGCCCTCACCGGCGACGCCATGAGGTCGTCCCACACCGAGCCGGCGCCGCCCGTGGGGTGCCCGTCCGGGTACAGCTCGTGCACGCAGTTGGCCTCCTCGTTGATCCGGCTCACCCGGTCCAGCAGCCCGATCTCCTCCACGTCCACCAGGAGCCGGCTGTCCTTGTCCTTCCACCCGATCAGCTGCATGCACGCAGTAGAAGCATGACACACATATATCAAGCGCCTCGAACCTATCTCGAAATCGACTTTGTTGTGTCTAAAGGACCGGCCGGACCTTTGCGCCGGCGATTGTATTGGTGCTGTAGAGCCTGGCGTTGTCGACGAGGTCGCAGTACTTGCGGAACGCGCCGGCGAAGCGCTTGTGCGACTTGAGCTGCGAGTGCACCCGCACGGCCCTCCCAGATATGATAGCTCGCCTGATGCCCCTGACGACGGCGAGGTAGGCGTCGCAGATGATGCCGACGAGCTCGATGCGGTACGGCTTCCTCGTCCTGCTGGGCCCTCCGGCCTGTCCCTGCTgctcgccgtcctcctcctcctccacgggcTCCCAGTACTTCTCCGTGGTCGTCCCGTCGGGCGCGACCCTGTAGCCGACCCCCATCCGGTACCGCTGCCGGTGCACGGACCGCGCCATGGCGATGGTCTGCCGCACGAACGGCTCCCATGACAGGGTGCCGTCCATGATCACGTCCCGCCCCTCGTTCAGCGCCGTCACCAGCAGCGACGCCGCCGCGTCCGTCGACGACTGGTGCACCTGTATATGATGCAGTACCCACGTGCCGTCAGTCACCTTGTGCGAGGCGAGCATTGGTTGATTTTTTTATCGCCACAGGAACATCTGATGGACGTACCAGCTCGGCAGTCTGCAGCATGTCGGTGTGGTGGCCCCGTGAGCTGATGGCTTGGTAGATCACGTCCGACTCCTTGAACGCGTCGGCCTCCACAACCACGGCGTTCGCCGCCGCCCCAGTCCAGAACACCCTGCATTGCAGATTCGCTGGAGAGTCAGAGAACGTACGTTCCTGATGCTCTCTCTATATGCAAGCTGCACCTGGTGTCCTGGTTAATCAGATTTTGGAAGGGACGACTCAGTACTCACTCCTTCATGATTTGCTTGAGCACGGTGCTCTTGCCAGCGCCCATGCCGCCGCCCATCAGTAGCAGGACCGGGCTGCGGTCACTGTGCGCAGCCGGGACCATCACGTCCGTGCCCGCCCGGCAGCGGTCGTGCTGGCAGTGTATACCGATGACCTTGAGCTCCTCCACCAGCGTGGTGAACAGCCTGGTAACCTTCAGATCTCTCGTCACCCTCTCAAACCTCATCTTCCTGTATATAAGAAACCAGCACCAAAAATTCATTTCTAACTAATCCGAAGAGACGCAAAATAGAGGTTAATTTCATCCATACTCTCGATCGGGAAGAGGGATgaataaaaaaaaaaggaaaagaaacacGGATCGGATAGGCGTACGACTGAATTACCTAGTGGCCTCCATTACCATTCTTCTGAGTTTTCTTCTAGGCTGCTCGTGGGTCAGAACCTATTCATATATGCAATTGAACCCAACATTAGTATATGACTGGCACACAGAAGGCAATTGTATAAAATCACCAGGAGGACGACGTCGCCCCGATTTTACGGTGCGCAAATAAATATTGTTTTTTTCTGGCGCTTATTCCTCCGGCGGATCGATCGGATACCTGCGTGATTATGTGGGTTGCAAATTTCCAGTGGAAGGAGAAGTAGCCGAGGATGCATTTGTCCAGCTCCTCGATGAGCTGCACGAGCAGGGCGTCCGGGTTCATCTTGTTGTGGAAGAAGGCCAGCAGATTCTGCTCGTAGCCCTCGGTCTTCTTCAGGTAATCGTAAGACAGCGTGCAGAGGTGCGGGCACTCGTTCAGATCTTCGAAACCGATCTGCGTCGCTGGAAAAAACAAATCCCGATCGGTTATTAAGACCAATTAAT
Coding sequences within:
- the LOC136453325 gene encoding calmodulin calcium-dependent NAD kinase-like, with amino-acid sequence MMLRAVVPDRLDRVAQPTDNGGSEEAVKDASPTKPVVPLLNISGGGRVHEIQTFAHYVATQIGFEDLNECPHLCTLSYDYLKKTEGYEQNLLAFFHNKMNPDALLVQLIEELDKCILGYFSFHWKFATHIITQVLTHEQPRRKLRRMVMEATRKMRFERVTRDLKVTRLFTTLVEELKVIGIHCQHDRCRAGTDVMVPAAHSDRSPVLLLMGGGMGAGKSTVLKQIMKEVFWTGAAANAVVVEADAFKESDVIYQAISSRGHHTDMLQTAELVHQSSTDAAASLLVTALNEGRDVIMDGTLSWEPFVRQTIAMARSVHRQRYRMGVGYRVAPDGTTTEKYWEPVEEEEDGEQQGQAGGPSRTRKPYRIELVGIICDAYLAVVRGIRRAIISGRAVRVHSQLKSHKRFAGAFRKYCDLVDNARLYSTNTIAGAKLIGWKDKDSRLLVDVEEIGLLDRVSRINEEANCVHELYPDGHPTGGAGSVWDDLMASPVRASIQRELKEAIFDSEACFPSP